The following proteins are encoded in a genomic region of Rhizobium sp. ZPR4:
- a CDS encoding dihydrodipicolinate synthase family protein, producing the protein MMKKFQGIIPVMITPFTEEGEIDYAGVAKLVEWYIANGSDALFAVCQSSEMQFLSLNERVELATFVSKAAAGRVPVIASGHVAESLEEQSEELNAIAATGVDGLVLVTNRLDAKQQGGTKFIEDLDWLLGRLPSDLPLGLYECPAPYRRLLTDEELMHCASSGRFHILKDVSCDLETVKRRVALVKDTPLAIVNANAAIAYDAMKAGSLGFTGVFTNFHPDLYKWLFKNCHAASKLADELSIYLALAAMAEPMGYPKLAKLYHQRLGTFGSANSRVIGIDIREKYWALDALLDKIVEGTALFRTRLAEHAKEQ; encoded by the coding sequence GATCACGCCGTTCACGGAAGAGGGTGAAATCGATTATGCCGGCGTCGCCAAGCTGGTCGAATGGTACATCGCAAACGGCTCTGACGCGCTCTTTGCCGTCTGCCAATCGAGCGAGATGCAATTTCTCAGCCTGAACGAGCGCGTGGAGCTTGCCACCTTTGTCAGCAAGGCTGCAGCCGGCCGGGTCCCGGTCATCGCATCAGGGCATGTCGCAGAAAGTCTCGAAGAGCAGTCGGAGGAATTGAATGCGATCGCCGCCACCGGCGTCGACGGCCTCGTGCTTGTTACCAATCGCCTTGATGCGAAGCAGCAGGGCGGAACGAAATTTATCGAGGACCTCGATTGGCTTCTTGGACGGCTGCCGAGCGATCTGCCGCTCGGATTATATGAATGCCCCGCCCCCTATCGTCGCCTCCTCACGGATGAAGAGTTGATGCATTGCGCCAGCAGCGGCCGCTTTCATATCCTGAAAGACGTCTCCTGCGATCTGGAAACGGTCAAGCGACGCGTAGCGCTGGTAAAAGACACGCCGCTTGCGATCGTCAATGCCAATGCCGCGATCGCCTATGATGCCATGAAGGCCGGATCTCTCGGATTTACCGGCGTATTCACGAATTTCCATCCGGATCTCTACAAGTGGCTGTTTAAAAATTGCCATGCGGCTTCCAAGCTCGCAGACGAGCTTTCAATCTACCTCGCCTTGGCCGCGATGGCAGAACCCATGGGGTATCCCAAGCTCGCGAAACTCTATCATCAACGTCTCGGAACCTTCGGCTCAGCAAACAGCCGGGTGATAGGCATCGATATCAGGGAAAAATACTGGGCCCTCGACGCTCTTCTCGACAAGATCGTTGAAGGAACGGCGCTATTTCGAACGCGCCTGGCGGAACACGCCAAGGAACAGTGA
- a CDS encoding MFS transporter: MVQLTQTKPQAVATEARVGKHRYLVLLMITLGIAVNYMDRATMSVALPSIKEEFGLSPAISGVLLSAFFWTYASGQLPMGYLAGRLGPRKMIALSALTFGLATIGMGFAWGVTSIIVLRLLLGIGEAPGFPAAAQAVSQWFPRSERGFASGTFNNGNPIGSTLSVPLVALLISWTGWRHAFVVAGLLAVVYAIAWWFFYRSPTESKQLSKAELDYIQADGEASAKSAVQDDLSWPALFKQRTIWAMMIGFFCVNFCAYFFITWFPSYLVSTYNLSLLKLGFLGMIPGIASMIGGWTGGLVSDWLVRRGTDLTVARKVCLVGGLLGTSTIGLAVLSPTVGMALLALSASYFSSTFAAASVWCLPGDVAPANHHVGSIGGIQNAAANLAGIISPILMGVITGITSSFELPLIIAGCVALIGAANYAFLLPRLKPLSN, translated from the coding sequence ATGGTTCAATTGACCCAGACCAAACCACAGGCCGTAGCGACGGAAGCACGCGTTGGTAAGCACCGCTACCTGGTGCTTTTGATGATCACACTCGGTATCGCCGTCAACTATATGGACCGCGCGACGATGAGCGTGGCCTTGCCGTCGATCAAGGAGGAATTCGGGCTGTCGCCTGCCATCAGCGGCGTCCTGCTGTCAGCCTTTTTCTGGACCTATGCAAGCGGCCAGTTGCCCATGGGCTACCTTGCCGGCCGTCTCGGTCCACGCAAGATGATTGCCCTTTCGGCCCTCACATTCGGCCTTGCCACAATCGGAATGGGTTTTGCCTGGGGCGTCACCTCGATCATCGTATTGCGCCTACTCTTGGGCATTGGCGAAGCTCCAGGTTTTCCTGCGGCCGCCCAGGCGGTTTCGCAATGGTTCCCGCGATCCGAGCGCGGTTTCGCCTCTGGCACCTTCAACAATGGCAATCCGATCGGATCCACCCTTTCCGTTCCGCTGGTTGCGCTTCTCATTTCCTGGACAGGCTGGCGCCATGCCTTTGTCGTCGCAGGCTTGCTGGCCGTCGTCTATGCGATCGCATGGTGGTTCTTCTACCGTTCTCCGACCGAATCCAAGCAACTGAGCAAGGCGGAACTGGATTATATCCAGGCCGACGGGGAAGCGAGCGCAAAAAGTGCTGTTCAAGACGATCTGTCCTGGCCGGCCTTGTTCAAGCAGCGCACCATCTGGGCCATGATGATCGGTTTCTTCTGCGTCAATTTTTGCGCCTATTTCTTCATCACCTGGTTTCCCTCCTATCTCGTCAGCACCTACAATCTGAGCCTGCTCAAGCTTGGGTTTCTCGGGATGATTCCGGGTATCGCATCCATGATTGGCGGCTGGACGGGCGGCCTGGTCTCCGATTGGCTCGTTCGCCGCGGAACGGACCTGACGGTCGCTCGCAAAGTATGCCTGGTGGGTGGCTTGCTCGGCACCTCCACGATCGGACTGGCCGTCTTGTCGCCGACGGTCGGCATGGCCTTGCTCGCCTTGTCCGCCTCATATTTTTCCAGCACCTTTGCTGCCGCTTCCGTATGGTGCCTGCCGGGCGATGTTGCGCCGGCCAATCATCACGTCGGCTCGATCGGCGGCATTCAGAATGCAGCCGCCAACCTCGCCGGTATCATCTCGCCAATCCTCATGGGTGTCATTACCGGCATCACGTCTTCGTTCGAGCTACCGTTGATTATCGCCGGCTGCGTTGCTCTTATTGGTGCCGCGAACTACGCCTTCCTTCTGCCAAGGCTAAAGCCGCTTTCTAATTGA
- a CDS encoding alpha-hydroxy acid oxidase: protein MVIANVEDARLLARRKLPKVFFEYIDGAAFSEETARRNISDFSNWTLQQRVLVDVSSRNQKVTYLGKERALPFLLGPVGFSGLFSERGEIQAARAAHAAGIPFCLSSFAITSLEALREATSGPLWFQLYVLKDRGLAQRMIDIAIRADVEVLCVTVDTPIGGVREKDVRNGFRSLTKVTPKLAFALAQKPGWCARIIRHGIPEIGNLAGMPQYGSNALEQATKLGEYIDASMNWDDIAWIRKVWPGKLLLKGILNPLDAAQALNAGADGIVVSNHGGRQLDGAASTIETLPRIADVVGDKLDVFLDGGIRRGTHVVKALALGAKAVLLGRAYAYGLAAGGEQGVSTIIQLLRTEIDSTIGQMGLRDLTEIDKRRDELVTRRHGIG, encoded by the coding sequence ATGGTGATCGCAAACGTAGAGGATGCCCGGCTCCTCGCGCGAAGGAAGCTCCCGAAGGTGTTCTTCGAGTATATCGACGGGGCTGCATTCAGTGAGGAAACCGCGCGCAGAAACATCAGCGACTTCTCGAACTGGACCTTGCAGCAGCGCGTGCTGGTCGACGTCTCAAGCCGCAACCAGAAGGTCACCTATCTCGGCAAGGAACGCGCGCTTCCCTTCCTCCTCGGCCCGGTCGGCTTTTCCGGCCTTTTTTCCGAGCGCGGAGAAATTCAAGCGGCCCGGGCAGCGCACGCGGCCGGGATTCCCTTTTGCCTTTCCAGCTTCGCTATCACCTCTCTTGAGGCGTTACGCGAAGCGACGAGCGGGCCATTGTGGTTTCAGCTCTACGTGTTGAAGGATCGTGGTTTGGCGCAAAGAATGATCGATATCGCCATCAGGGCGGATGTCGAGGTCCTCTGTGTCACCGTCGACACGCCGATCGGTGGCGTGCGGGAAAAAGACGTTCGCAACGGATTTCGAAGCCTGACGAAGGTCACACCAAAACTGGCCTTCGCCTTGGCCCAGAAACCCGGATGGTGTGCCCGGATCATACGGCATGGCATCCCTGAAATCGGCAACCTTGCCGGCATGCCGCAATATGGGTCCAACGCCCTGGAACAGGCGACCAAACTCGGCGAATATATCGATGCGTCGATGAACTGGGACGACATCGCCTGGATCCGCAAGGTCTGGCCCGGAAAGCTGTTGCTGAAGGGAATACTGAACCCGCTGGATGCCGCTCAAGCGCTCAACGCCGGAGCCGACGGCATTGTCGTTTCAAATCACGGCGGGAGACAGCTCGATGGGGCCGCCTCGACGATCGAAACCCTGCCCCGTATCGCCGATGTCGTTGGCGACAAGCTCGATGTCTTTCTTGATGGAGGAATTCGTCGGGGCACTCACGTCGTCAAGGCGCTGGCGCTTGGTGCAAAAGCCGTGCTGCTGGGACGCGCCTATGCCTATGGATTGGCCGCCGGCGGCGAGCAAGGCGTGAGCACCATCATTCAGCTCCTACGCACGGAAATCGATTCCACGATCGGCCAGATGGGGCTTCGAGACCTCACAGAGATTGACAAGCGACGAGATGAACTCGTGACACGACGACACGGTATCGGCTGA